The following are encoded in a window of Deltaproteobacteria bacterium genomic DNA:
- a CDS encoding methyltransferase, which produces MDQSYDFFVPTARGLERVLETELDGLGLKSIHQGVGGVFFRGTLPDAYKANLWLRTGNRVLLVLKEFTCKDPDALYKTCRSMPWDRYLLKGQTFAVDASTWDTPLLKNAQYAALKVKDAVADALRSKWGHRPDVDRHDPDLGVSLHVVQGKATLSLDTTGDRLHRRGYGSDRKKAPLKETLAAGLVLLSGWDGRTPLIDPMCGTGTIVIEAALFAAHRAPGLLHERFAFEKWRNFQQSAWKELVREAQQTGSDAVSCPIVGMDKDWSAVQSARRNAKKAGVENYVRFLRRDVLDFEPETGPGLILTNPPYGHRLDLPEDPQLFYKKLGDVLKHKCNGWTAEIFTGDPNLAKQIELRTSRRIILYNGPPECRLLRYEMH; this is translated from the coding sequence ATGGATCAATCCTATGATTTTTTCGTACCAACGGCTCGGGGATTGGAGCGGGTTCTCGAGACGGAACTGGACGGTCTCGGTCTGAAATCGATTCACCAAGGCGTGGGCGGCGTTTTCTTCCGGGGAACACTTCCGGATGCGTACAAAGCGAACCTGTGGCTGCGCACGGGAAACCGGGTGCTGCTGGTTCTGAAAGAATTTACGTGCAAGGATCCGGATGCCTTATATAAAACATGTCGCTCGATGCCGTGGGACCGGTATCTGCTCAAGGGACAAACCTTTGCCGTGGACGCGTCCACCTGGGACACGCCTCTTCTGAAGAACGCTCAATACGCGGCCCTCAAGGTGAAAGACGCTGTGGCGGACGCCTTGCGGTCCAAATGGGGGCACAGGCCCGACGTGGATCGCCATGACCCGGATCTGGGCGTCAGCCTGCACGTGGTTCAGGGCAAGGCGACCCTCAGCCTGGATACGACAGGAGACCGCCTTCATCGCCGTGGCTATGGTTCGGATCGGAAGAAGGCCCCTTTAAAGGAAACCCTGGCGGCCGGGCTCGTGCTGCTGTCGGGCTGGGACGGCCGGACTCCTCTGATCGATCCCATGTGCGGTACCGGCACAATTGTGATCGAGGCGGCCTTGTTCGCTGCGCATCGCGCGCCCGGTCTTTTGCATGAACGATTCGCTTTCGAGAAATGGAGGAATTTTCAGCAAAGCGCGTGGAAGGAACTGGTCCGGGAAGCGCAACAGACCGGCTCGGATGCCGTTTCGTGTCCCATTGTCGGTATGGACAAAGACTGGTCCGCCGTGCAATCGGCCCGCCGGAACGCCAAGAAGGCCGGAGTGGAGAACTACGTTCGTTTCCTTCGCCGCGATGTGCTGGATTTCGAGCCCGAAACCGGCCCAGGGCTTATCCTGACCAACCCTCCCTATGGTCACAGACTCGATCTGCCCGAAGATCCACAACTGTTCTACAAAAAGCTCGGCGATGTGTTGAAACACAAATGCAACGGCTGGACGGCCGAGATCTTCACCGGCGATCCCAACCTCGCCAAACAGATCGAGCTTCGCACCTCGCGAAGGATCATTCTGTACAACGGCCCCCCGGAGTGCCGGCTGCTCCGCTACGAAATGCATTGA